A region of the Gemmobacter fulvus genome:
AAGGACAGCAGCAGGCCGCCTTCTGCCCGCAACCGCGCAACGATTTCGGCCTCGTTGCCATCGGCATGGGCGGCGGTCAGAAAGGCCTCGGTGATCAGCGTGGCAATGGCGGGCGCGTCCTGCGGCCCCTCGGGGCGGATCATCCTTTCTGCGCCATCAGCTTGGCCACGGCGCGCAGCTCGAACTTCTGGATCTTGCCGGTGGAGGTTTTGGGCAGGTCACAAAACACAACCGCTTTGGGGGTGGCAAACCCGGCCAGCCGGGCACGGCAATGTTTGATCAGCTCGTCTTCAGTGGCGGACATGCCGGGCTTCAGTTCGACAAAGGCGCAGGGCACTTCGCCCCATTTGTCATCCGGTTTGGCGACGACCGCGCAGAGGCTGACGGCGGGGTGGTGCATCAAGGCCCCCTCCACCTCGACCGAAGAGACATTCTCGCCGCCGGAAATGATGATGTCCTTCGCGCGGTCGGTGATCTTGATATAACCATCAGGATGTTGCAACGCGATGTCGCCGGAGCGGAACCAGCCGCCCTTGAACGCCTCGGCGGTGGCTTCGGGGTTCTTGTAATAGCCCTTCATCACCATGTTGCCGCGCAGGGCAATCTCGCCCAGATGGGCAGCATCGCGCGGCACCGGCATGCCGTGGGTGTCATGCACCTCGGCCCCTTCCAGCGTCGCCATGGCGACGCCGGTGCGGGCCTTGAACGCGGCGCGGTCCTCGCCGGTTTTCTGATCCCATTCGGGTTTCCACAGACATTCGGTGGCGGGGCCATAGGTTTCGGTCAGGCCGTAAACCTGCGTCACGTTGAAGCCCAGCGGTTCAATCGCCGCCAGCGTGGCGGCGGGCGGCGGGGCACCGGCGGTGAACACCTCGACGATCTGGGCAAAGTCGCGGCGGTCTTCGGGCTTTGCATTGATCAGCGTGTTCAGCACGATGGGCGCACCGCCGAAATGGGTAACCCCTTCATCGGCAATCGCATCATAGACCGCCTTCGCCGTGATGTCGCGGCAACAGACGATGGTGCCGCCCATCATCGGGATCATCCAGGGGTGGCACCAGGCATTGCAATGGAACAGCGGCACGATGGTCAGATAGACGGGATACAATTGCATCCGCCAGGCAATCACATTGGCCATGGTGGCGAGATAGGCACCGCGATGGTGATAGACCACGCCCTTGGGGCGCCCGGTGGTGCCCGAGGTATAGTTGATGGCGAGGCTTTCCCATTCGTCCTGCGGCAGGATCCAGTCAAACCCCGGATCGCCTTCGGCCAGAAGCTCTTCATATTCAAGGTAATGGCCGCTGGCGGCAAAGCCTGCCTCGGCATCGGCAACCTCGATGATCTGCGGCGCGGGGCCCTGCATCTTCTTGATTGCCTGTTCCGCCAGCGCCACAAAGGCGCTGTCCACCAGCACGATCTTTGCCCCGGCATGGCCGAAGATATAACCCACCGTATCGGCATCCAGCCGGGTGTTGATGGTGTTCAGCACCGCACCGCAGGCGGGCACGCCGAAATGCGCCTCGGCCTGTTGCGGGATATTGGGCAGAAGCGTGGCCACCACATCGCCGGGGCGGATGCCGCGCGCCACCAGCGCCGAGGCCATGCGGCTGATCCGGACGGCATATTCGGCATAGCTGCGCCGCGTGGTTTTCCAGACCAGTGCGGTGCGGTCGGCATGAATATCCGCGGCGCGCTTCAGATGCGACAGGGGTGTGAGCGGCACATAATTGGCCGCGTTTTTGTCGAGCCCCGATTCATCCACCAACCAGCCCATCGCATCCTCCCGAAATCTCGCGCATATGTCGCTTTTCGGCGGGCAGTTTGCGTCCGTATCGGGTGATTGAAAAGAGCATCACGAAAGGAAATTACGCATGGCCCCCATGACACAGGATCGCACGCTGACCGCAGCCGGCATGGTGCTGATCTATGCCATGCTGATCGGCTTTACCGACAATTTCGTGCGGGTGATCGCGGCAGAGGCCGGGCTGTGGCAGTTTCATGCCACGCGGTCGATCATGGCCTGGGGATTGCTGCTGGCCTTGATGGTGCCTTTTGGCCTGCGTTTGCGTCCGGTGAACATGCGGGCGGTGGTGGCGCGGTCGGCGATTCACGGGCTGGCCATGCTGATCTATTTCGGCGCGCTGGCGTTTTTGCCGGTGGCACAGGTTGCGGCGGGGCTGTTCACGGCGCCGATCTTTGTGCTGCTGATCTCGCGCTTTGCCTATGGCCACAGGATCGGCCCGGTGCGGATCATCGCCGTGGCCATCGGCTTTTGCGGTGTGGTGCTGGTGCTTGGCCCTTCGGCGATGGCGGGGGCCAGTGTGGCGGCGTTTCTGCCGGTGCTGGCGGGCGGGCTTTACGCCATGGGCAATATTGCCACGCGCGAATGGTGCCCCGAAGAAAGCGCCGAAACCCTGCTGGGCGGGTTTTTCGCGGCCCTTGGGATTCTGGGCCTGATCGGCATGGCCCTGCTGGCGCTGATGCCGCTGGCGGTGCCGGAGGGGGCGGCGGGCTTTGTGCAGCGCGGCGCGGTCTGGCCCTCAGGCGCCTTCTGGTTCTGGACCTTTGTGCAGGCGGCGGGATCCTTGCTGGGCGTGGGCATGATGATCAAGGCCTATCAGCTGGCCGATGCCAGCAGGGTCTCGGTGTTTGAATATGTGATCCTGCCCGCCTCGGCGCTCTGGGCCTGGCTGATCTGGGGCGAAACGCTGACGCCACTGGCGATTGTCGGCATGTGCCTGATCACGCTGGCGGGATTGCTGATCGCCGCGCGGTCGAGGCAGGTGGTTCAGGCAACCGCCTGATCGGCCACCGCCGCGCGCCAGTGGCGGCGGCACAGGCTGACATAGGTTTCATTGCCGCCGATCTGTACCTGTTCGCCATCGCGCAGGGCGCGGCCATCCGGGCCGCGCCGGATCACCATGGTCGCCTTGCGCCCGCAATGGCAGATCGTGCGCACCTCGCGCATTTCATCGGCCCAGGCCAGCAAGGCCGCCGAGCCGGGAAACAGATTGCCCTGAAAATCCACGCGCAGCCCGTAGCACATCACTGGCACGCCCAGATCATCCACGGCCTGCGCCAGTTGCCAGACCTGCGGTTTGGTCAGAAACTGCGCCTCGTCGATGAACACGCAGGCCACCGTGCCCGCCGCAAAGCGCGTGCGCAGCTTGGCCAGCATATCCTCTTGCGGGCCAAAGGTATCGGCAGCCTCGCCGATGCCGATGCGGCTGGCAATCCGGCCTTCACCGGCGCGGTCATCAAACCGCGCGGTCAGCAGATAGGTCGCCATGCCGCCTTCGCGGTAATTGTGCGAGGCTTGCAGCAGGGCCGTCGATTTGCCCGCATTCATCGTGGAGTAATGGAAGTAAAGCTTTGCCATGATGCGCGCGGCGATAGCGCAAAAGCCCCGGCTTTCACAAGCGGGGCTTTTGCGTCACTCGTCCGAAATCGTTACACACTCACTGATACGGCTACGTTACAGACACTGATACGGGCACTGGCAAGTGCGGGCAGGGGTCACGCCGGATGTGGTGGCTTCGGAAAGCCTTGTTCCACAGGGCGCGGGCACAATCGGGGCACAGAACGGCACCCCGGATACTCGTTACACAAAGATCACCCGGCACGAGGGGCACCGGCAATCGCAGAACTGGTTACGCACAGGACGGGCCCGCCGCAGGGTCGCCCAAAAAACAGGCTCCCATTCCATACAGAACAAGGCACGGCGGACCCCTACCCATGCCGACGCTGGGGACGCCGGCCACTCACTACGGTTCCGATTACGCGGAACTGAATTATGAATGACAAAACCCTGTCATCCGATTAATGGGAAAACGAAGATCGTTTTCCCCCATGCTCTTGCAGGGGTTTTGAAGGTTGAGAAATGTCCGTTGCATCCTATCTCAAGAAACATACCGAGGCGCTCGTCAAAGACGTGGGCATCGAAGCGGCATGTGAACTGACCGGCAAATCCAAGGCGACGATCGGGCGCTATTATTCGGATCAGCACGAACATGGCGACCGTTTCATGCCGATTGATGTGGTGGCGGATCTGGAGGCGGCGGCGCGCTTTCCGCATGTGACCTCGGCACTGGCCGATCTGCGGGGCATCACGCTCAGCTATGACGCCGAAAAGCGCAATGCGCAGTCGTCGGGCATCAATGCCGATGTGGTGGCGCTGGCCCAGCGGTTCGGCATGCTGATGGCGGAATACAATCAGGCGATTGGCGACGGCAAGATTTCAGTCAACGAGGCCAAGCGGCTGTTGCGCGAAACGCTGGCCATCCAGCAGGTCTTGCTGGAGATGAAGCTGAACCTTGAGGATGAGGTGGATTCCTGAACCAGGGCGGCGGGCTGATCGCCGCCGCGGCCGTGTCCAGATGCAAAAAGGGGCGGTGAACCGCCCCTTTTTTATGACACGGTGATGTGGATCACGAGGCCATCGCGCCGCGATTGGCCGGGCGGCGTGCGCCCTGCGGTTTCTTCGGCGTGGCAAGCCCCCCGGCAGAGCGGCCCGCGCCCTGCGGTTTGGCACTCTGCGGCTTGGCGCCAAACGGCTTGCCACCCTCGGCGCGCTGGCCTTGGGGTTTTGCCCCTTGCGGCTTTGCGCCCTGCGGACGACCGCCCGGCTTGGCCCCCTGCGGGCGGCCCCGGTTCTGGCCCGGCTTGACGGCGGCCTTGACCACATCCATCGCCCAGGGCGCGCCACCCACCACCGGGATCGGCTTTTTCAGCACTTTCTCGATGGCTTGCAGCTCTTCCATCTCGGCAGGGGCACAGAAGGCGATGGCATTGCCTTCTGCCCCGGCACGGGCGGTGCGGCCGATGCGATGGACATAGTTTTCCGGCACATTCGGCATGTCGTAGTTATAGACATGGCGCACGCCCGGAATGTCGATGCCGCGTGCGGCCACATCGGTGGCCACCAGCACATCCAGATCCCCGGCGCGGAATTCGGCCAGCGTGCGCTCACGCTGGTTCTGGCTCTTGTTGCCGTGGATCGAGCTGGCCTTGAAGCCCCAGCTGACCAGCAGCTTCATCAGCTTCTCCGACCCGTGTTTGGTGCGGCCAAAGACCAGCGCCTGTTCGCCCGGATGCTTTTTCAGATAGGTTTCCAGCAGTTTCGCCTTGTCACCCTGCGGGGTGTAATAGACGCCCTGCACGATGCGTTCGACCGGCTTGCCGGGCGGGGCGACCTGCACGCGCACCGGATTGCGCAGATAGGTGTCGGCGATTTCTTCGATGTCCTTCGGC
Encoded here:
- a CDS encoding AMP-binding protein; amino-acid sequence: MGWLVDESGLDKNAANYVPLTPLSHLKRAADIHADRTALVWKTTRRSYAEYAVRISRMASALVARGIRPGDVVATLLPNIPQQAEAHFGVPACGAVLNTINTRLDADTVGYIFGHAGAKIVLVDSAFVALAEQAIKKMQGPAPQIIEVADAEAGFAASGHYLEYEELLAEGDPGFDWILPQDEWESLAINYTSGTTGRPKGVVYHHRGAYLATMANVIAWRMQLYPVYLTIVPLFHCNAWCHPWMIPMMGGTIVCCRDITAKAVYDAIADEGVTHFGGAPIVLNTLINAKPEDRRDFAQIVEVFTAGAPPPAATLAAIEPLGFNVTQVYGLTETYGPATECLWKPEWDQKTGEDRAAFKARTGVAMATLEGAEVHDTHGMPVPRDAAHLGEIALRGNMVMKGYYKNPEATAEAFKGGWFRSGDIALQHPDGYIKITDRAKDIIISGGENVSSVEVEGALMHHPAVSLCAVVAKPDDKWGEVPCAFVELKPGMSATEDELIKHCRARLAGFATPKAVVFCDLPKTSTGKIQKFELRAVAKLMAQKG
- a CDS encoding DMT family transporter; this translates as MAPMTQDRTLTAAGMVLIYAMLIGFTDNFVRVIAAEAGLWQFHATRSIMAWGLLLALMVPFGLRLRPVNMRAVVARSAIHGLAMLIYFGALAFLPVAQVAAGLFTAPIFVLLISRFAYGHRIGPVRIIAVAIGFCGVVLVLGPSAMAGASVAAFLPVLAGGLYAMGNIATREWCPEESAETLLGGFFAALGILGLIGMALLALMPLAVPEGAAGFVQRGAVWPSGAFWFWTFVQAAGSLLGVGMMIKAYQLADASRVSVFEYVILPASALWAWLIWGETLTPLAIVGMCLITLAGLLIAARSRQVVQATA
- a CDS encoding thymidine kinase, which encodes MAKLYFHYSTMNAGKSTALLQASHNYREGGMATYLLTARFDDRAGEGRIASRIGIGEAADTFGPQEDMLAKLRTRFAAGTVACVFIDEAQFLTKPQVWQLAQAVDDLGVPVMCYGLRVDFQGNLFPGSAALLAWADEMREVRTICHCGRKATMVIRRGPDGRALRDGEQVQIGGNETYVSLCRRHWRAAVADQAVA
- a CDS encoding DEAD/DEAH box helicase, whose translation is MTTFADLGLSPNILKALEKTNFTAPTPIQVQAIPQVMEGRDLMGLAQTGTGKTAAFGLPLLHRLLDIGHPPGPRNVRALVLAPTRELVSQIHDNFMVFTKGTAVKLTMVVGGASIHKQSERLARGTDVLIATPGRLIDLLERGAVSLEKCGYLVLDEADHMLDMGFIHALRRIAKHIPVKRQTLLFSATMPKDIEEIADTYLRNPVRVQVAPPGKPVERIVQGVYYTPQGDKAKLLETYLKKHPGEQALVFGRTKHGSEKLMKLLVSWGFKASSIHGNKSQNQRERTLAEFRAGDLDVLVATDVAARGIDIPGVRHVYNYDMPNVPENYVHRIGRTARAGAEGNAIAFCAPAEMEELQAIEKVLKKPIPVVGGAPWAMDVVKAAVKPGQNRGRPQGAKPGGRPQGAKPQGAKPQGQRAEGGKPFGAKPQSAKPQGAGRSAGGLATPKKPQGARRPANRGAMAS